The following proteins come from a genomic window of Aquimarina sp. MAR_2010_214:
- the pfkA gene encoding 6-phosphofructokinase, which produces MAKEIKTIGIMTSGGDAPGMNAAIRAVVRACAYYNVKCIGFYRGYQGMIEGDYTVMNARSVRNIISRGGTILKSARSVDFKSPEGRKKAADHLKKIGVDAMVLIGGDGTFRGGQVFSEEYDIPVIGVPGTIDNDIAGTNYTIGYDTALNTVINAIDKIRDTASSHNRLFFVEVMGRDAGFIALNSGVGAGAEEILIPEEDLGLDRLLESLKRSKRSGKSSSIVVVSEGDKTGKNVYELADYVTENLPDYEVRVTVLGHMQRGGSPSCFDRTLASRLCVKAVELLLDGEKNVMVGIINNEITATSFDAGLKEGHGINKELLRISDILST; this is translated from the coding sequence ATGGCAAAAGAGATAAAAACCATTGGTATCATGACTTCGGGAGGAGATGCCCCCGGAATGAATGCTGCAATACGTGCTGTAGTAAGAGCATGTGCTTACTATAATGTGAAATGTATAGGGTTTTACCGAGGATATCAGGGGATGATAGAAGGAGATTATACTGTAATGAATGCCAGAAGTGTTCGTAATATTATTAGTAGAGGAGGAACGATACTTAAATCTGCACGATCTGTAGATTTTAAAAGCCCTGAGGGTAGAAAAAAAGCGGCAGATCACCTTAAAAAAATAGGAGTAGATGCTATGGTTCTTATTGGTGGTGATGGGACTTTTAGAGGTGGACAGGTTTTTAGTGAAGAATATGACATTCCTGTTATTGGTGTTCCTGGTACCATAGACAATGATATTGCCGGTACAAATTATACAATAGGCTATGATACAGCATTAAATACAGTGATTAATGCAATAGATAAAATACGAGATACAGCCAGTTCACATAACCGATTGTTTTTTGTTGAAGTAATGGGCCGAGATGCCGGATTTATTGCGCTTAATAGTGGAGTAGGAGCGGGAGCAGAAGAAATTTTAATCCCCGAAGAAGACCTGGGGCTTGACCGATTATTAGAGTCATTAAAACGTAGTAAACGATCAGGGAAATCTTCGAGTATAGTTGTAGTAAGTGAAGGTGACAAAACAGGAAAAAATGTATATGAATTAGCAGACTATGTAACAGAAAATCTACCAGATTATGAAGTTAGGGTTACTGTTTTAGGGCATATGCAACGTGGTGGCTCTCCATCATGTTTTGATAGAACATTGGCTAGTCGACTATGTGTTAAAGCAGTAGAATTGCTTCTTGATGGGGAGAAAAATGTAATGGTCGGAATCATCAATAATGAGATTACAGCAACGAGTTTTGACGCTGGTCTAAAAGAAGGTCATGGAATTAATAAAGAATTACTTCGCATTTCAGATATTCTTTCTACTTAA